From the genome of Mesorhizobium japonicum MAFF 303099, one region includes:
- the ppk2 gene encoding polyphosphate kinase 2 yields the protein MTELRQNSPAKDWLEAELADTLDEDYELEMSEPALSMEIAKIYKNAHPPSIDRMQYFRDLITLQSELIKLQSWVAYHKKKLVVIFEGRDSAGKGGVIKRITQRLNPRICRVVALPAPTEREKSQWYFQRYVPHLPAGGEIVLFDRSWYNRSGVERVMGFADAGQVEEFFRDVPEFERMLVRSGITVVKYWFSITDEEQQMRFLMRIHDPMKQWKLSPMDLQSRVRWEQYTKAKEETFARTNIPEAPWFIVEGNDKKRARLNCIDHLLKQMPYEEVPHEEITLPERVFNPEYERQTLPRELYVPEKY from the coding sequence ATGACTGAGCTAAGACAGAATTCTCCCGCCAAGGACTGGCTCGAAGCCGAGCTCGCCGACACGCTCGACGAAGATTATGAGCTCGAAATGTCGGAGCCGGCGCTGTCGATGGAGATCGCCAAGATCTACAAGAACGCGCATCCGCCTTCGATCGACCGCATGCAATATTTTCGCGACCTGATCACCCTGCAGTCCGAATTGATCAAGCTGCAGTCCTGGGTCGCCTACCACAAGAAGAAGCTGGTGGTGATTTTCGAGGGTCGTGACTCCGCCGGCAAGGGCGGCGTCATCAAGCGCATAACCCAGCGGCTCAACCCGCGCATCTGCCGTGTCGTGGCGCTGCCGGCGCCGACCGAACGCGAGAAGTCGCAATGGTATTTCCAGCGCTATGTCCCGCATCTGCCGGCAGGCGGCGAGATCGTGCTGTTCGACCGCTCCTGGTACAACCGCTCCGGCGTCGAGCGGGTGATGGGCTTTGCCGATGCCGGCCAGGTCGAGGAATTTTTCCGCGACGTCCCCGAGTTCGAGCGCATGCTGGTGCGCTCAGGCATCACCGTGGTCAAATACTGGTTCTCGATCACCGACGAGGAACAACAGATGCGCTTCCTGATGCGCATCCATGACCCGATGAAGCAGTGGAAACTGTCGCCGATGGATCTGCAGTCGCGCGTGCGCTGGGAGCAGTACACCAAGGCCAAGGAAGAAACCTTCGCCCGTACCAACATTCCCGAGGCGCCCTGGTTCATCGTCGAGGGCAATGACAAGAAGCGGGCGCGGCTGAACTGCATCGATCATCTGCTCAAGCAGATGCCGTATGAAGAGGTGCCGCACGAGGAGATCACGCTGCCGGAACGCGTCTTCAATCCCGAATACGAGCGCCAGACGCTGCCGCGCGAACTGTACGTGCCGGAAAAGTATTGA
- a CDS encoding dihydrofolate reductase family protein, with the protein MSMLRVNVFTLSLDGYGAGPDQDLQNPLGIGGESLHKWFVGTRTFRKMVLGQDGGTTDINEAFAARSFENVGAWILGRNMFGPIRGEWPDDSWKGWWGDNPPYHVPVFVLTHHARAPITMEGGTTFYFVTDGIHSALEQAKAAAGGKDVRIGGGVATIRQYLQESLIDEMHLAISPVLLGEGEHLFAGLDMLKLGYQCSEQVATALATHVVIKRG; encoded by the coding sequence ATGTCCATGCTGCGTGTCAACGTATTCACCCTATCGCTCGACGGCTATGGCGCCGGCCCCGATCAGGATCTGCAAAATCCGCTCGGCATCGGTGGGGAATCCTTGCACAAGTGGTTTGTCGGCACCCGCACTTTCCGTAAGATGGTGCTCGGGCAAGATGGCGGCACCACCGACATCAACGAGGCGTTCGCCGCGCGCAGTTTCGAAAATGTCGGCGCCTGGATCCTCGGCCGCAACATGTTCGGGCCGATCCGCGGCGAATGGCCTGACGACAGCTGGAAAGGCTGGTGGGGCGACAACCCTCCCTACCATGTGCCGGTTTTCGTGCTGACGCACCACGCGCGGGCACCCATCACGATGGAAGGCGGCACGACCTTCTATTTTGTGACCGACGGCATCCATTCGGCGCTCGAGCAGGCAAAGGCGGCCGCCGGCGGCAAGGACGTGCGGATCGGCGGCGGCGTCGCCACCATCCGGCAATATCTGCAGGAGAGCTTGATCGACGAGATGCATCTGGCAATCTCGCCGGTGCTGCTTGGCGAGGGCGAGCACCTCTTCGCCGGCCTGGATATGTTGAAGCTTGGATATCAATGCAGCGAGCAGGTGGCGACTGCGCTTGCCACGCATGTGGTGATCAAGCGGGGTTAG
- the hemB gene encoding porphobilinogen synthase has protein sequence MNKFTPTKPAGARSVDDVTGSRRLRRMRKADWSRRLVQENRLTVDDLIWPIFVVEGRNVREPIAAMPGVFRLSVDLAVKEAERAAKLGIPALATFPNVELALRDQTGSHILDPENIINRATRAIKDAVPGIGIITDAALDPFTSHGHDGILRDGIIVNDETVEQVAAAAVIQAAAGADIIAPSDMMDGRIGAIRDALDANGFQDVAIMSYATKFASAFYGPYREAVGTAGLLKGDKKTYYIDHANSDEAVREAEQDIAEGADMLMVKPGLPYLDIIRRLKDEFQMPTFAYQVSGEYSMIKAAGANGWIDGEKAMLESLLAFKRAGCDGILTYFAPEVAEMLKG, from the coding sequence ATGAACAAATTCACCCCGACAAAGCCGGCCGGCGCGCGCAGCGTCGACGACGTCACCGGCAGCCGCCGCCTGCGCCGCATGCGCAAGGCCGACTGGTCGCGCCGCCTGGTGCAGGAGAACCGGCTTACGGTCGACGACCTGATCTGGCCGATTTTCGTTGTCGAGGGCAGGAACGTACGCGAGCCGATCGCCGCCATGCCCGGCGTCTTCCGCCTGTCGGTCGATCTTGCCGTCAAGGAGGCTGAACGCGCGGCCAAGCTCGGCATTCCGGCGCTCGCCACCTTCCCCAATGTCGAACTGGCCTTACGCGACCAGACCGGCTCGCACATCCTCGACCCGGAAAACATCATCAACCGCGCCACGCGCGCGATCAAGGACGCGGTGCCCGGGATCGGCATCATCACCGACGCCGCGCTCGACCCGTTCACCAGCCACGGCCATGACGGCATCCTGCGCGACGGCATCATCGTCAACGACGAAACGGTCGAACAGGTCGCGGCGGCGGCCGTCATCCAGGCAGCGGCCGGCGCCGACATCATCGCGCCTTCCGACATGATGGACGGCCGCATCGGCGCCATCCGCGACGCGCTCGACGCCAATGGTTTTCAGGACGTGGCGATCATGTCCTATGCGACCAAGTTCGCCTCGGCCTTCTACGGCCCCTATCGCGAGGCCGTCGGCACCGCCGGCCTGCTCAAGGGCGACAAGAAGACCTACTACATCGACCATGCCAATTCGGACGAGGCGGTGCGCGAGGCCGAGCAGGACATCGCCGAGGGCGCCGACATGCTGATGGTCAAGCCCGGCCTGCCCTATCTCGACATCATCCGCCGGCTGAAGGACGAATTCCAGATGCCGACCTTCGCCTACCAGGTGTCGGGCGAATATTCGATGATCAAGGCGGCGGGCGCCAATGGCTGGATCGACGGCGAGAAGGCGATGCTGGAATCGCTGCTCGCCTTCAAGCGCGCCGGCTGCGACGGCATCTTGACCTATTTCGCGCCCGAAGTGGCCGAAATGCTGAAGGGGTAG
- a CDS encoding DUF2066 domain-containing protein, which translates to MTTPALPKRSKRISSPPSKSIARESLPRACGTEVLKAALGCVNGSSLCAVVLATSGGRCYEDRRRRKRRRYCGVDGFGEQLAMPGFLRAVLLTVVLVTTGFAPRAAFAITTDDLYQSRTIVTGQGEVNRRIGFRACLDRVLVRVSGDQRLLEKPEMAAMRDKAGDFVDAFRYHDRLEGIPIHDEQGTHDRPHDLTCLYKPTTVDKLLAQLGSKPWLGERPTLAVFLTVEQGGRHFALSTEEERGKAMRESFANATDPLLMHVVFPKAEQLADLGEKELRNDDMARLDLLAKQAGGAQALAGSIVWSDKELGWIADWRLADHGKTYRWQVRGVSFDEAFRVAIGGAAQILSGNGQP; encoded by the coding sequence GTGACGACGCCGGCCCTGCCCAAGCGCTCGAAGCGAATTTCGTCGCCTCCATCAAAATCCATCGCCAGAGAATCCCTCCCCCGCGCCTGCGGGACTGAAGTGCTAAAGGCGGCGCTTGGGTGCGTCAATGGCAGCAGCCTCTGCGCCGTGGTCTTGGCGACCAGCGGCGGCCGGTGCTACGAAGATCGCCGCCGTCGCAAGCGACGCCGATATTGCGGCGTGGACGGCTTCGGGGAACAGTTGGCCATGCCCGGATTTCTTCGTGCCGTGCTTTTGACGGTCGTACTTGTGACAACCGGCTTTGCACCGCGTGCTGCATTCGCCATCACGACCGACGATCTCTACCAGTCGCGGACCATCGTCACCGGACAGGGCGAGGTGAACCGCCGGATAGGCTTCAGGGCTTGCCTGGACCGGGTCCTGGTCAGGGTTTCAGGCGATCAACGCCTGCTGGAGAAACCCGAAATGGCGGCTATGCGCGACAAGGCCGGCGATTTTGTCGACGCCTTCCGCTACCACGACCGGCTGGAGGGCATTCCGATCCATGACGAGCAAGGCACGCATGACCGGCCGCATGATCTGACCTGTCTCTACAAGCCCACCACGGTCGACAAGCTGCTCGCGCAGCTTGGCAGCAAACCCTGGCTTGGCGAGCGGCCAACGCTCGCCGTCTTTCTCACCGTCGAACAGGGCGGGAGACATTTCGCGCTCAGCACCGAGGAAGAGCGAGGCAAGGCGATGCGCGAGTCTTTCGCCAATGCCACCGATCCGCTGTTGATGCATGTCGTATTTCCGAAGGCGGAGCAGTTGGCCGATCTGGGGGAAAAAGAGCTACGCAACGACGATATGGCAAGGCTGGATCTGCTGGCCAAACAAGCCGGTGGCGCGCAAGCGCTCGCCGGCAGCATCGTATGGAGCGACAAGGAACTCGGCTGGATCGCCGATTGGCGCCTCGCCGATCACGGCAAGACCTATCGCTGGCAGGTGCGTGGCGTCAGCTTCGACGAGGCGTTCCGTGTGGCAATTGGAGGCGCTGCGCAGATTCTTTCGGGTAACGGCCAGCCTTGA
- a CDS encoding enoyl-CoA hydratase/isomerase family protein has translation MDFDGGDEIRFERLGRAGVVTLTRPQALNAVTHRMVMALGVALRAWERDDGVDVVVVKAEGRAFSAGGDILHIYEAGRAGKPPVEFFADEYRLNARINSFKKPYVALIDGIVMGGGVGISFHGSHRVMTENAQFAMPEVGIGFFPDVGASHLLPDLGGSFGMYLALTGNRIRYGDALWSGLATHTIKAEDQASFLDRLVLTGDPEAVLRGFFVQAKRETDRPTLEAISRHFAQPSLQDVIDSLDRAAGTDEFAAKTLATMRTRSPTSLRVAWRQISAGQTLSMDECMKMEFRILNRMLAGHDFYEGIRAAIIDKGSKPQWRPASLDAVGEADVEAYFAPLGEQELQV, from the coding sequence ATGGATTTTGATGGAGGCGACGAAATTCGCTTCGAGCGCTTGGGCAGGGCCGGCGTCGTCACGCTGACGCGGCCGCAGGCGCTCAATGCCGTCACCCATCGCATGGTCATGGCGCTGGGCGTGGCCCTGCGTGCCTGGGAGCGCGACGACGGCGTGGATGTCGTCGTCGTCAAGGCCGAGGGCAGGGCATTTTCGGCCGGAGGCGACATCCTGCACATCTACGAAGCCGGCCGGGCCGGAAAGCCGCCGGTCGAGTTCTTCGCCGACGAGTATCGGCTGAACGCCCGCATCAACAGCTTCAAGAAACCCTATGTGGCGCTCATCGACGGCATCGTCATGGGCGGCGGCGTCGGTATTTCCTTCCACGGCTCGCACCGGGTGATGACCGAGAATGCCCAGTTCGCCATGCCGGAGGTCGGCATCGGCTTTTTCCCGGATGTCGGCGCCAGCCATTTGCTGCCGGACCTTGGCGGTTCCTTCGGCATGTATCTGGCCTTGACCGGCAACCGCATCCGCTATGGCGATGCGCTGTGGTCGGGGCTGGCCACCCACACCATCAAGGCCGAAGACCAGGCAAGCTTTCTCGATCGGCTGGTGCTGACCGGCGATCCGGAAGCGGTGCTGCGCGGGTTCTTTGTCCAGGCAAAGCGGGAGACCGACAGGCCGACGCTGGAAGCGATCTCCCGCCATTTCGCTCAGCCTTCGCTGCAGGATGTCATCGACAGTCTGGATCGCGCGGCGGGCACCGATGAATTCGCGGCAAAGACCCTGGCGACGATGCGCACGCGCTCGCCCACCAGCCTTCGCGTCGCCTGGCGGCAGATCAGCGCCGGGCAGACCTTGTCGATGGACGAGTGCATGAAGATGGAGTTCCGCATCCTCAACCGCATGCTTGCGGGCCACGATTTCTACGAAGGCATCCGCGCCGCCATCATCGACAAGGGGTCGAAGCCGCAATGGCGGCCGGCAAGCCTCGACGCGGTCGGCGAGGCGGATGTCGAGGCCTATTTCGCTCCGCTCGGCGAACAGGAACTCCAGGTATGA
- a CDS encoding DUF6163 family protein yields MSEVTSRRVVLQPSTIEVIFAWFQRVIAGYCLLFGILYWIKLIGFYPGPLWRFDLMPVHWQVAAVVLAVFFPFAAAGLWMLASWGPVIWFICAVTETVMYAGFPELFGHRLLVVISHAAVALLYIVFRVVIWLQKRPVRH; encoded by the coding sequence ATGAGCGAGGTGACGTCGAGACGCGTCGTGCTGCAGCCCTCGACGATCGAGGTGATCTTCGCCTGGTTCCAGCGCGTCATCGCGGGTTACTGCCTGCTGTTCGGCATCCTGTACTGGATCAAGCTGATCGGCTTCTATCCAGGCCCGCTGTGGCGCTTCGACCTGATGCCGGTGCACTGGCAGGTGGCTGCGGTGGTGCTCGCCGTGTTTTTCCCCTTTGCCGCGGCGGGGTTGTGGATGCTGGCCTCGTGGGGTCCGGTTATCTGGTTCATCTGCGCGGTCACCGAGACCGTCATGTATGCCGGTTTCCCCGAGCTTTTCGGCCATCGGCTGCTGGTTGTCATCTCGCATGCGGCGGTGGCGCTGCTCTACATCGTCTTTCGCGTCGTCATCTGGCTGCAGAAACGCCCGGTTCGGCACTAA
- the ldtR gene encoding transcriptional regulator LdtR: protein MINSRPAAKTANVSDDRREAIRSLYMESLQLVERLHRRLLDVIKDEFDRNGRSDINAIQALLLFNIGNSELTAGELRSRGYYLGSNVSYNLKKLVDLGFINHQRSRIDRRSVRVSLTPKGNEVAEVVAGLYERHVGSIEQVGGINTDEFKQMNRALQRLDRFWNDTIAYRM, encoded by the coding sequence ATGATCAATTCGCGTCCGGCGGCGAAGACCGCCAACGTTTCCGACGATCGCCGCGAGGCTATCCGTTCACTGTACATGGAATCGCTGCAGCTGGTCGAGCGGCTGCACCGCCGCCTGCTTGATGTCATCAAGGACGAATTCGACCGCAATGGCCGTTCCGACATCAACGCCATCCAGGCGCTGCTGCTCTTCAACATCGGCAATTCCGAGCTGACCGCCGGCGAGCTGCGTTCGCGTGGCTACTATCTCGGCTCGAACGTCTCCTACAATCTGAAGAAGCTGGTCGATCTCGGCTTCATCAACCACCAGCGCTCGCGCATCGACCGCCGTTCGGTCCGCGTTTCGCTGACGCCGAAGGGCAACGAGGTGGCCGAGGTCGTCGCCGGTCTCTATGAGCGCCATGTCGGCTCGATCGAGCAGGTCGGCGGCATCAACACCGATGAGTTCAAGCAGATGAACCGCGCCCTGCAGCGGCTCGACCGCTTCTGGAACGACACCATCGCGTATCGTATGTAA